A region of Clostridium acetobutylicum ATCC 824 DNA encodes the following proteins:
- a CDS encoding dihydroorotate dehydrogenase electron transfer subunit encodes MKEKYTVEKVYENIKVEDGIYKLSIKGEFEVRPGQFYLLRAWDIEPTLSRPISIYDADDEKISFLYSVVGKGTEILSKLKSGDEIKITGPLGNGFNVKRISGKVAIVCGGIGVAPMVYLAKNLKNCNVDFYAGFKTVSKTVDNVEKYVKELKLSTEDGSIGHKGYVTDNFKPEEYDYVLCCGPEIMMYKVVKMCEQKNVPVYISMEKKMACGIGACLVCTCKTKGGRRRACKEGPVFLGSELILND; translated from the coding sequence ATGAAGGAAAAGTATACAGTAGAAAAAGTATATGAAAATATAAAAGTTGAAGATGGTATATACAAACTTAGTATAAAGGGTGAATTTGAGGTGAGGCCAGGACAATTTTATCTTTTAAGAGCTTGGGATATAGAACCAACACTTTCTAGACCTATTAGTATATATGATGCAGATGACGAAAAAATATCGTTCTTATACTCTGTTGTTGGAAAAGGAACTGAAATTTTATCTAAATTAAAGAGCGGCGATGAAATAAAGATAACAGGACCTTTAGGAAATGGATTTAACGTAAAAAGGATAAGTGGAAAAGTGGCTATAGTTTGTGGTGGTATAGGTGTAGCACCAATGGTATATCTGGCTAAAAACTTAAAAAATTGTAATGTTGATTTTTATGCTGGCTTCAAAACTGTGAGTAAAACTGTGGATAATGTGGAAAAATATGTTAAAGAGTTAAAGTTGTCCACAGAAGATGGAAGTATTGGACATAAGGGGTATGTAACAGATAACTTTAAGCCAGAAGAATACGATTATGTTTTATGCTGCGGACCTGAGATAATGATGTATAAAGTTGTTAAAATGTGTGAACAAAAGAATGTTCCTGTATATATTTCAATGGAGAAAAAAATGGCATGTGGAATAGGTGCATGCCTTGTATGCACTTGTAAAACTAAGGGTGGAAGAAGAAGAGCTTGTAAAGAGGGCCCAGTATTTTTAGGAAGTGAGTTGATATTAAATGACTAA
- the pyrF gene encoding orotidine-5'-phosphate decarboxylase, with protein sequence MIIDRLFDSVEKKGHVCLGLDTDITYVPEEFCKKFNSIEDAIFNFNKKIIDATLDVVSCYKVQIAYYEAYGLKGLLAYKRTLEYLREKKAIAIADIKRGDIAKTAEMYAKAHFEGDFEADFVTLNPYMGLDGIEPYMPYIEKMEKGLFILLRTSNKGAYDIQYIKTQGGKNVYDEVGEKIYDLGQKATGRSKYSSIGAVVGCTHVEEGVEIRNKFKNMFFLIPGYGAQGGTAKEVSLYLREGNGGVVNSSRGILLAYKKEENGEKIFDECARLAAINMRDEIRKTL encoded by the coding sequence ATGATTATAGATAGATTATTTGATAGTGTTGAGAAAAAGGGACATGTGTGTTTAGGACTTGATACTGATATTACATATGTACCAGAAGAGTTTTGTAAGAAATTTAATAGTATAGAAGATGCTATATTTAATTTTAATAAGAAAATAATTGATGCGACTTTAGATGTTGTTTCATGTTATAAGGTGCAAATTGCATATTATGAAGCTTATGGTTTAAAAGGACTTTTGGCCTATAAAAGGACACTTGAATATTTGAGAGAAAAAAAGGCTATTGCAATTGCTGATATAAAAAGAGGAGATATAGCTAAAACAGCTGAAATGTATGCTAAAGCTCACTTTGAAGGTGATTTTGAAGCGGATTTTGTTACGTTAAATCCTTACATGGGGTTAGATGGTATAGAGCCTTATATGCCTTATATTGAAAAAATGGAAAAAGGATTATTTATTTTGCTTAGAACATCGAATAAAGGAGCCTATGATATACAATATATAAAGACTCAGGGCGGAAAAAACGTATATGATGAGGTTGGAGAAAAAATATATGATTTAGGTCAAAAGGCTACGGGAAGGAGCAAGTATTCTTCAATAGGAGCAGTAGTTGGATGTACTCACGTTGAAGAAGGCGTTGAAATTAGAAATAAATTTAAAAATATGTTTTTTCTAATTCCAGGCTATGGAGCACAAGGTGGAACTGCAAAGGAAGTAAGTTTGTATTTAAGAGAAGGTAATGGTGGAGTGGTAAATTCCTCAAGGGGAATACTTCTTGCTTATAAAAAAGAAGAAAACGGTGAAAAAATATTTGATGAGTGTGCAAGGCTTGCAGCGATTAATATGAGAGACGAGATCAGAAAAACTTTATGA
- a CDS encoding aspartate carbamoyltransferase regulatory subunit, translating to MLTINSIKNGIVIDHIKAGHGIKIYNYLKLGEAEFPTALIMNAISKKNKAKDIIKIENVMDLDLAVLGFLDPNITVNIIEDEKIRQKIQLKLPSEVNNIIKCSNPRCVTSVESYIPHKFKLVDEEKGEYKCEYCDEIYKGAKALEI from the coding sequence ATGCTTACAATTAACAGCATAAAAAATGGCATAGTAATTGATCACATAAAAGCAGGACATGGAATAAAAATATATAATTATCTTAAGCTTGGAGAGGCGGAATTTCCAACAGCCCTTATAATGAACGCAATAAGTAAAAAGAATAAAGCTAAAGATATAATAAAAATTGAAAATGTAATGGATTTAGACCTTGCAGTACTTGGGTTTTTAGATCCAAATATAACTGTAAATATAATAGAAGATGAAAAAATAAGGCAAAAAATACAGCTAAAGCTTCCAAGTGAAGTTAATAATATTATAAAGTGCAGCAATCCTAGATGTGTAACTTCTGTAGAAAGTTATATTCCTCATAAATTTAAGCTTGTAGACGAAGAAAAAGGTGAGTATAAGTGTGAATATTGTGATGAAATATATAAGGGAGCAAAGGCGCTAGAAATTTAA
- the pyrB gene encoding aspartate carbamoyltransferase, translated as MLKGRSLIDPMDFTVDELEEIFKLADDIIACPKEYMHAAEGKILATLFYEPSTRTRFSFETAMLRLGGQVVGFSEPNSSSVSKGETIADTIRVVSCYADIAAMRHPKEGAPKVASMYSSIPVINAGDGGHQHPTQTLTDLLTMRRTKKRLSNLTIGMCGDLKFGRTVHSLIKAMSRYDNNKIVLISPDELKVPEYIKKEILDKNNIEYKEAKRIEDVIEELDVLYMTRVQKERFFNEEDYIRLKDSYILNENKLKTAKKDMIILHPLPRVNEISYEVDNDERAYYFKQAKNGMYVRMALMAKLMGVL; from the coding sequence ATGTTAAAAGGTAGAAGTTTAATTGATCCTATGGATTTCACTGTAGATGAGCTGGAAGAAATATTTAAACTTGCAGACGATATAATAGCGTGTCCTAAGGAATATATGCATGCAGCAGAAGGTAAAATACTTGCCACTTTATTTTATGAACCTAGTACAAGGACTAGATTTAGTTTTGAAACAGCAATGTTAAGACTTGGAGGTCAGGTTGTTGGTTTTTCTGAGCCGAACTCAAGTTCCGTGTCAAAAGGAGAAACTATTGCAGATACTATAAGAGTAGTTTCTTGTTATGCAGATATTGCAGCGATGAGGCATCCTAAAGAAGGTGCTCCAAAGGTCGCTTCCATGTATTCATCAATTCCAGTAATAAATGCGGGAGATGGCGGACATCAACATCCGACTCAAACCCTAACAGATCTATTAACAATGAGAAGAACAAAAAAGAGACTTTCAAATTTGACCATAGGTATGTGTGGAGATTTAAAATTTGGAAGAACGGTCCATTCTTTAATAAAAGCAATGTCCAGATATGATAATAATAAAATAGTATTGATTTCTCCTGATGAGCTTAAAGTTCCAGAATACATAAAAAAAGAGATACTCGATAAGAACAATATAGAATATAAAGAGGCTAAAAGAATCGAGGATGTTATTGAAGAATTAGATGTGCTCTATATGACAAGAGTACAAAAGGAAAGATTTTTTAATGAGGAAGATTATATAAGGCTTAAAGATAGCTATATACTTAACGAAAATAAATTAAAAACTGCAAAAAAAGATATGATAATACTTCATCCGCTTCCTAGAGTCAATGAAATTTCATATGAAGTAGATAATGATGAAAGGGCATACTATTTTAAACAGGCAAAGAACGGAATGTATGTCAGAATGGCTCTTATGGCAAAATTAATGGGGGTGTTATAA